The Catenulispora sp. EB89 genome includes a region encoding these proteins:
- a CDS encoding cytosine permease: protein MTTTTTPAEAAPSAEAPLRLTTEAPRTLSFSDQSAFWANLGVSLIGFSSAAVVLVPTGYSPLPVPASLLALALGTVAGMVMTALAGVVGTRTGAPAMTVLRGLFGTKLSWLPSLANIFQLIGWGVYEITVIVQGVDAMTGKVPRPLVVVAAGALCTSMAIWPLAVLRVLRKYVTGAVAVAMLYFTVQLLRNPIPHQSGTSWSGFFPAVDAALALSVSFLPMAADYMRHARSSRQAGGAAVLGYSITQFWCYAIGIVALLQAPNADVFHTMLGVTAGWLFFLVLVLRESDQSFANVYSTAMSIQNLLPRVDRRILAGGVGVLVTVIALFVHDLGGFANFLGLIGSVFVPLAAVVGVDYFLGRGRQGRWDLSERSPARPAMLLPWALGFVVYQVLNPGSVDWWAHGWMHVQDWVHVHPGWWASASLYSFAVAALVTGAIVALDRRRAPGVSIPAQAEGSA from the coding sequence ATGACGACCACCACCACGCCGGCCGAGGCCGCGCCCTCCGCAGAGGCCCCGCTCCGCCTCACCACCGAGGCCCCGCGCACCCTCTCCTTCAGCGACCAGTCCGCGTTCTGGGCGAACCTGGGCGTCAGCCTGATCGGGTTCTCCTCGGCCGCGGTCGTGCTGGTCCCCACCGGCTACTCGCCGCTGCCGGTCCCGGCCTCGCTGCTGGCGCTCGCGCTGGGCACCGTGGCCGGCATGGTGATGACCGCGCTGGCCGGCGTGGTCGGCACCCGCACCGGCGCCCCGGCGATGACGGTGCTGCGCGGGCTGTTCGGCACCAAGCTGTCCTGGCTGCCGAGCCTGGCGAACATCTTCCAGCTGATCGGCTGGGGGGTGTACGAGATCACCGTCATCGTGCAGGGCGTGGACGCCATGACCGGCAAGGTCCCGCGGCCGCTGGTGGTGGTCGCGGCCGGGGCGTTGTGCACGTCGATGGCGATCTGGCCGCTGGCGGTGCTGCGCGTGCTGCGCAAGTACGTGACCGGCGCGGTCGCCGTCGCCATGCTCTACTTCACGGTCCAGCTGCTGCGGAACCCGATCCCGCACCAGAGCGGCACGTCCTGGAGCGGCTTCTTCCCGGCCGTCGACGCCGCGCTCGCGCTGTCGGTGTCCTTCCTGCCGATGGCCGCCGACTACATGCGGCACGCGCGCAGCTCCCGCCAGGCCGGCGGCGCGGCGGTGCTGGGCTACAGCATCACGCAGTTCTGGTGCTACGCGATCGGCATCGTGGCGCTCTTGCAGGCCCCGAACGCCGACGTCTTCCACACCATGCTCGGCGTGACCGCCGGCTGGCTCTTCTTCCTGGTGCTGGTGCTGCGCGAGTCGGACCAGTCCTTCGCGAACGTGTACTCCACCGCGATGTCGATCCAGAACCTGCTGCCCCGCGTCGACCGCCGGATCCTGGCCGGCGGGGTCGGCGTGCTGGTCACGGTGATCGCACTGTTCGTCCACGACCTCGGCGGCTTCGCGAACTTCCTCGGGCTGATCGGCTCGGTCTTCGTGCCGCTGGCCGCGGTGGTCGGCGTCGACTACTTCCTGGGCCGCGGCCGCCAGGGCCGCTGGGACCTGTCCGAGCGCTCCCCGGCGCGGCCCGCGATGCTGCTGCCGTGGGCCCTGGGCTTCGTGGTCTACCAGGTGCTGAACCCGGGCTCGGTGGACTGGTGGGCGCACGGCTGGATGCACGTCCAGGACTGGGTCCACGTGCACCCGGGCTGGTGGGCCTCGGCCTCGCTGTACTCGTTCGCGGTGGCGGCGCTGGTCACCGGTGCGATCGTGGCGCTGGACCGGCGGCGCGCCCCGGGAGTCTCGATCCCGGCGCAGGCCGAGGGCTCTGCGTGA
- a CDS encoding phosphotransferase enzyme family protein: MSDDDFVFGMGAESIVRRDWPSLAAEEIEAVLGEEIAGIEWRSPRPLSTTARIRLPDGRRLIVKRLPSALRTPEALAEEHGFMDHVRERGIPVPAAWTAGVRGDFVYEVQELGIGEDLYQSTFSWSPYSPSSHAAPAGAMLGRLHIAAEGYSAPPRPWRPLKSGFSLFGSADPIAAIEQIADERPHLADFLAARDWRSDIERFLLPFHRRLSRDLSPLWTHNDWHGTNLLWSADRDDLSVTAVLDFGLSDRTAAAYDLAIAIERFAVDWVGLRDGGPANVPQRELRSFLRGYTWVRPLSAAESAALPNLFPLCHAEYELSEIDYFLSVVPGGSEKNAEIAYRDWLLGHAKWAESEEGQTFLGLLGGDTPA; this comes from the coding sequence GTGAGCGACGACGACTTCGTCTTCGGCATGGGGGCGGAATCGATCGTGCGGCGCGACTGGCCGAGCCTGGCCGCGGAGGAAATCGAGGCGGTGCTCGGCGAGGAGATCGCCGGGATCGAGTGGCGCAGCCCGCGTCCGCTGTCGACGACCGCGCGCATCCGCCTGCCCGACGGCCGGCGGCTGATCGTGAAGCGGCTGCCCTCGGCCCTGCGCACCCCGGAGGCGCTGGCCGAGGAACACGGCTTCATGGACCATGTCCGCGAGCGCGGCATCCCGGTCCCCGCCGCCTGGACCGCCGGAGTCCGCGGCGACTTCGTCTATGAAGTCCAGGAACTCGGGATCGGCGAGGACCTGTATCAGAGCACCTTCTCCTGGTCCCCCTACTCCCCGAGTTCCCACGCCGCTCCCGCCGGAGCAATGCTCGGCCGCCTCCACATCGCCGCCGAGGGCTATTCAGCCCCACCCCGCCCCTGGCGCCCCCTGAAATCCGGCTTCTCGCTCTTCGGCTCGGCAGACCCGATCGCGGCCATCGAGCAGATCGCCGACGAGCGCCCACACCTCGCCGACTTCCTGGCCGCCCGCGACTGGCGCTCCGACATCGAGCGGTTCCTACTCCCCTTCCACCGACGCCTGAGCCGCGACCTCAGTCCGCTCTGGACCCACAACGACTGGCACGGCACGAACCTGCTCTGGTCCGCCGACCGCGACGACCTGTCCGTCACCGCGGTCCTCGACTTCGGCCTCTCCGACCGCACCGCCGCCGCCTACGACCTGGCCATCGCGATCGAACGCTTCGCCGTGGACTGGGTCGGCCTGCGCGACGGCGGACCCGCCAACGTTCCCCAGCGCGAACTCCGGTCCTTCCTGCGCGGCTACACCTGGGTCCGACCGCTCAGCGCCGCCGAGTCCGCGGCACTCCCGAACCTCTTCCCGCTCTGCCACGCCGAATACGAGCTCTCAGAGATCGACTACTTCCTCTCGGTCGTCCCCGGCGGCAGCGAGAAGAACGCCGAGATCGCCTACCGCGACTGGCTCCTCGGCCACGCGAAATGGGCGGAGTCCGAGGAAGGACAAACCTTCCTCGGACTCCTCGGAGGGGACACGCCGGCCTGA
- a CDS encoding DHA2 family efflux MFS transporter permease subunit: protein MTSTIDTSNQTVDHSDGAPPGSPDGQASQDAQSPAKSKLGKAVILALFAIIGADIMDLLDTTIMNIASPVLRTDLGASTSALQWIVAGYTLAFAVMLTTGGRLGDVFGRKRMFQVGISGFLVGSVLCSVAQSSGELIGARILQGAFAAVMIPQGLGMLRAMVPAEKMNSVFGIFGPMMGLAATLGPILGGWLVGADLFGLSWRAIFLVNVPVGIAALAFGSKVLPRDEHAADGAKPKLDIVGMLLATAGVMLLVYPLVQGREAGWPAWMFAMMAASVPTFGVLALHQRRRNALGRDPFVVPTVFRKRSFVSGIAVLFSFAAAMSGVFFVYTLFLQVGLHYSALHAGLTMLPWSIGTIVSMGASQALMPKVGPRRTLQAGMLVMSLGTVISALLVHTYGATTTSWTLIVPLLVSGMGMGLIFGPIFGTVLGDLDDAEVGSASGLLNAMQQLAGAFGIAALGTVFFDKAGAMMTSVPAAATLVFAISAAILVVAWAVAFTMSKHTQEAEGH, encoded by the coding sequence ATGACCAGCACGATCGACACCTCGAACCAGACCGTCGACCACTCCGACGGCGCGCCTCCCGGCTCACCGGACGGGCAGGCTTCACAAGACGCCCAAAGTCCGGCCAAGTCCAAGCTCGGCAAGGCCGTGATCCTCGCGCTGTTCGCGATCATCGGCGCCGACATCATGGACCTGCTCGACACCACGATCATGAACATCGCCAGCCCGGTCCTGCGGACCGACCTCGGCGCCTCCACCTCGGCCCTGCAGTGGATCGTCGCCGGCTACACGCTGGCCTTCGCGGTGATGCTGACCACCGGCGGCCGGCTCGGCGACGTCTTCGGCCGCAAGCGGATGTTCCAGGTCGGCATCAGCGGCTTCCTGGTCGGCTCGGTCCTGTGCTCGGTGGCGCAGAGCTCGGGCGAGCTGATCGGCGCGCGCATCCTGCAGGGCGCCTTCGCCGCGGTGATGATCCCGCAGGGCCTGGGCATGCTGCGGGCCATGGTGCCGGCGGAGAAGATGAACTCCGTCTTCGGCATCTTCGGCCCGATGATGGGCCTGGCCGCGACCCTCGGCCCGATCCTGGGCGGCTGGCTGGTCGGCGCCGACCTGTTCGGGCTCAGCTGGCGCGCCATCTTCCTGGTCAACGTGCCGGTCGGGATCGCCGCGCTGGCCTTCGGCAGCAAGGTGCTGCCCCGGGACGAGCACGCCGCCGACGGCGCCAAGCCCAAGCTCGACATCGTCGGCATGCTGCTGGCCACCGCCGGCGTCATGCTGCTGGTCTACCCGCTGGTCCAGGGCCGCGAGGCGGGCTGGCCGGCGTGGATGTTCGCCATGATGGCCGCGTCCGTCCCCACCTTCGGTGTGCTGGCGCTGCACCAGCGCCGCCGCAACGCCCTCGGCCGCGACCCGTTCGTGGTGCCGACCGTGTTCCGCAAGCGCTCGTTCGTCAGCGGCATCGCCGTGCTGTTCTCCTTCGCGGCGGCGATGAGCGGCGTGTTCTTCGTCTACACGCTGTTCCTGCAGGTCGGCCTGCACTACAGCGCGCTGCACGCCGGGCTGACGATGCTGCCCTGGTCGATCGGCACGATCGTCTCCATGGGCGCCTCGCAGGCCCTGATGCCCAAGGTCGGCCCGCGCCGCACGCTCCAGGCCGGCATGCTGGTCATGTCCCTGGGCACGGTGATCTCCGCGCTGCTGGTCCACACCTACGGCGCGACCACCACCAGCTGGACCCTGATCGTCCCGCTGCTGGTCTCCGGGATGGGCATGGGCCTGATCTTCGGCCCGATCTTCGGCACCGTGCTGGGCGACCTGGACGACGCCGAGGTCGGCTCGGCCTCGGGCCTGCTCAACGCGATGCAGCAGCTCGCCGGCGCCTTCGGGATCGCCGCGCTGGGCACGGTGTTCTTCGACAAGGCGGGCGCGATGATGACCAGCGTCCCGGCCGCCGCGACCCTGGTGTTCGCGATCAGCGCGGCGATCCTGGTGGTCGCCTGGGCCGTCGCGTTCACGATGTCGAAGCACACCCAGGAGGCTGAGGGGCACTGA
- a CDS encoding TetR/AcrR family transcriptional regulator — protein MANPAAPNETPEAPVPPWERTRKVKATARTPLSQEAIVEAALRILESDGYDALSMRRVAADLGTGAASLYAHVANKDELLKLAIDRVFGEAEIPEPDPEHWIEQLRDAMRQTRRILQAHPGLARSMLGRVPMGPSGIRLVEGFMGLLRAGDLPDKVAAWAGDVVSLYVVASVFEDDVRFSVHGETSQEDVEKWAGEMKSYVKSLPVETFPNMVALADPMFETGGPDGRFEFGLDLMLRGLASHARH, from the coding sequence ATGGCGAATCCAGCAGCACCGAACGAGACTCCGGAAGCGCCGGTCCCCCCGTGGGAGCGCACGCGCAAGGTCAAGGCGACCGCGCGCACGCCGCTGAGCCAGGAGGCGATCGTCGAGGCGGCGCTGCGCATCCTGGAGTCCGACGGCTACGACGCGCTGTCCATGCGCCGCGTCGCCGCCGATCTGGGCACCGGCGCCGCGTCCCTGTACGCGCACGTCGCCAACAAGGACGAGCTGCTGAAGCTGGCCATCGACCGGGTGTTCGGCGAGGCCGAGATCCCCGAGCCGGACCCCGAGCACTGGATCGAGCAGCTGCGCGACGCGATGCGCCAGACCCGGCGGATCCTGCAGGCCCACCCCGGCCTGGCCCGCTCCATGCTCGGCCGGGTGCCGATGGGACCGAGCGGGATCCGGCTGGTCGAGGGCTTCATGGGCCTGCTGCGGGCCGGCGACCTGCCGGACAAGGTGGCCGCCTGGGCCGGGGACGTCGTCTCGCTGTACGTGGTCGCCAGCGTCTTCGAGGACGACGTCCGGTTCTCCGTCCACGGCGAGACCTCGCAGGAGGACGTCGAGAAGTGGGCCGGCGAGATGAAGTCCTACGTCAAGTCCCTGCCGGTCGAGACGTTCCCGAACATGGTGGCGCTGGCCGACCCGATGTTCGAGACCGGGGGCCCGGACGGACGGTTCGAGTTCGGCCTCGACCTGATGCTGCGCGGTCTGGCCTCGCACGCTCGGCACTGA